The Pyrococcus kukulkanii genome contains a region encoding:
- a CDS encoding universal stress protein — MRILVLIDGSKWSQKAALYAYSVAKRKNAKVTLFSVLDRKEAKALAFHLSMRSESLENIKEFEETIWRDMKKSVKEVITTLLEVGQREGINCSFKIVEGRAKDKVLEEANSGNYDMVVMGAHGKSGKTRIGSLLEDVVGQIRIPVMIVR; from the coding sequence ATGAGGATTTTAGTCCTTATTGATGGGAGTAAGTGGAGCCAGAAAGCGGCATTATATGCCTATTCAGTAGCTAAAAGAAAAAACGCCAAGGTGACATTATTTTCTGTCTTAGATAGGAAAGAGGCAAAGGCCCTGGCATTTCACCTAAGCATGAGAAGTGAGAGTTTGGAGAATATAAAAGAGTTTGAGGAAACCATATGGAGGGATATGAAGAAGAGCGTTAAAGAGGTAATAACGACACTCCTTGAAGTTGGGCAGAGGGAAGGCATAAACTGTTCCTTTAAGATAGTGGAGGGCCGGGCAAAAGATAAAGTTCTGGAAGAAGCTAACTCAGGAAACTATGATATGGTCGTGATGGGAGCACATGGGAAGAGTGGAAAGACAAGGATAGGTTCACTGCTCGAAGATGTCGTTGGTCAGATAAGAATCCCCGTTATGATAGTCCGCTAG
- a CDS encoding SLC13 family permease, translating into MTTQEIIALGIFIAVYIAIISERIHRTVAAMFGASIVLLARIVPWEKVPNYLDLNTILLLAGMMIIVNISRESGLFEYIAIKTAKLSKGDPMKVLLLFSVVTALVSAFLDNVTTVLLLTPMLLYITRQMRVNPVPYLLAEIFASNIGGAATLIGDPPNIMIGSAAKLSFNEFIKNMTPIATVDLALMVVLIYLLYRKELKKSEVSLVISDLREEDAIRDKRLFKKSVVVICLVMLLFFLHDIVGVEPAVIALSGASLLLLWSKEAPEKALEKIEWPTLFFFAGLFIIVGSLEETGFIAQIGKWIAGQIHSEIEAILLISWLSAFLSAIIDNIPFTATMIPIIKSMGSMLNIYPLWWALSLGACLGGNGTAIGASANVVVLGIAYREGIKITFKDFLKVGMVIMTITVGVGSLILIARYG; encoded by the coding sequence ATGACTACACAAGAAATAATTGCCCTTGGGATATTTATAGCTGTTTACATTGCAATAATTAGTGAGAGAATTCATAGAACAGTCGCTGCAATGTTTGGAGCTTCAATAGTCCTCCTTGCGAGAATAGTCCCCTGGGAGAAAGTTCCTAACTATCTCGATTTGAACACTATCCTCTTGCTTGCAGGGATGATGATTATAGTTAACATTAGTAGAGAGAGCGGTCTTTTTGAATATATAGCAATAAAAACCGCCAAACTATCGAAGGGGGACCCAATGAAAGTCCTCCTTCTTTTCTCCGTGGTTACGGCCCTTGTAAGTGCTTTCCTTGATAACGTTACAACCGTTCTTCTCCTCACTCCAATGCTCCTGTATATAACTAGACAGATGAGGGTGAATCCCGTCCCCTATTTACTTGCCGAGATCTTCGCTTCAAACATAGGTGGAGCGGCGACCTTAATTGGGGATCCACCAAACATAATGATAGGATCGGCCGCAAAGCTCAGCTTTAACGAGTTCATAAAGAATATGACTCCCATAGCTACGGTGGATCTTGCTTTGATGGTTGTCCTGATATACCTCCTTTACAGGAAGGAGCTCAAGAAATCTGAAGTCTCTCTTGTGATTTCAGACCTCCGTGAAGAGGATGCAATAAGGGATAAAAGACTCTTTAAAAAGTCAGTGGTGGTAATTTGCTTAGTTATGTTGTTATTCTTCCTCCATGATATTGTAGGAGTTGAGCCTGCTGTAATTGCACTTTCTGGTGCATCTCTGCTCCTCTTATGGAGTAAGGAAGCTCCAGAAAAGGCATTAGAAAAAATTGAGTGGCCAACTCTCTTCTTCTTCGCTGGTCTGTTCATAATAGTTGGTTCCCTTGAGGAAACTGGTTTTATTGCTCAGATAGGAAAGTGGATAGCTGGGCAGATACACTCTGAGATTGAAGCAATATTATTAATTTCATGGCTTTCGGCGTTCTTAAGTGCAATAATTGACAACATTCCCTTTACGGCAACTATGATACCAATAATAAAAAGTATGGGATCTATGCTAAACATTTATCCCTTATGGTGGGCCTTAAGCTTAGGGGCATGTCTTGGGGGAAATGGAACTGCAATAGGTGCTAGTGCAAACGTAGTTGTCCTGGGTATAGCGTACAGGGAAGGTATAAAGATAACATTTAAGGACTTCCTTAAGGTTGGTATGGTAATAATGACAATAACAGTGGGAGTCGGATCTCTCATCCTTATAGCAAGGTATGGGTGA
- a CDS encoding universal stress protein, whose amino-acid sequence MGLFSNLILRRFKGIAPRYEEIVRAYREFLLTEEEFVIPKIERILIALDRYSEHLNKAILEYLSSYPGAEILILYVIDREVCRLIRETIGEREAELFRKRELEQGHKVLKNIKKLILEVDGSFSIQSKLKTGNKAEIIEKIADQFDIIIISRQYGAETTKTHPVSPIVLRILQNVKIPVLLY is encoded by the coding sequence TTGGGGCTTTTCTCCAATCTAATTCTTAGGAGGTTTAAGGGTATTGCTCCAAGATATGAGGAGATAGTTAGGGCATATAGGGAATTCCTTCTTACGGAGGAGGAATTTGTAATACCTAAAATTGAGAGAATTTTGATTGCCCTTGATAGATACTCTGAACACCTAAATAAGGCCATTTTGGAGTACTTGTCTTCTTACCCCGGGGCTGAAATATTAATCCTCTACGTAATTGACCGAGAGGTGTGCAGATTAATAAGGGAAACAATTGGGGAGCGTGAAGCTGAGCTTTTTAGAAAAAGGGAGCTTGAGCAAGGTCATAAAGTTTTGAAAAACATAAAAAAGCTGATATTAGAAGTTGATGGAAGTTTTAGCATCCAATCAAAACTTAAAACAGGTAATAAAGCTGAAATCATCGAGAAAATCGCAGATCAATTTGATATTATTATAATATCAAGGCAGTACGGTGCGGAAACCACAAAAACTCATCCTGTGAGTCCAATCGTTCTTAGAATCCTTCAGAATGTTAAAATCCCTGTACTACTATATTAG
- a CDS encoding 30S ribosomal protein S27ae, whose protein sequence is MGQKWKLYIVKDGKVIRKNKFCPRCGPGVFMADHGDRWACGKCGYTEWKK, encoded by the coding sequence ATGGGACAGAAGTGGAAGCTCTACATAGTTAAGGACGGAAAAGTCATAAGGAAGAACAAGTTCTGCCCTAGGTGCGGCCCTGGGGTCTTCATGGCTGATCACGGTGACAGGTGGGCCTGTGGCAAGTGTGGCTATACTGAGTGGAAGAAGTGA
- a CDS encoding 30S ribosomal protein S24e: MEIRITEVKENKLIGRKEIYFEIYHPGEPTPSRKDVKGKLVAMLDLNPETTVIQYIRSYFGSYKSKGYAKYYYDKERMFYIEPEYILVRDGIIEKKEGE, translated from the coding sequence ATGGAGATTAGAATAACTGAGGTTAAGGAGAACAAGCTTATCGGAAGGAAAGAGATATACTTCGAGATTTACCACCCAGGAGAACCCACGCCGAGCAGAAAGGATGTTAAGGGCAAGCTTGTAGCGATGCTTGATTTGAACCCCGAAACGACCGTCATTCAGTACATAAGGAGCTACTTTGGAAGCTACAAGTCAAAGGGTTATGCAAAGTATTATTACGACAAGGAGAGGATGTTTTATATAGAGCCCGAGTACATCCTTGTGAGGGACGGAATAATAGAGAAGAAGGAGGGTGAGTGA
- a CDS encoding GTP-dependent dephospho-CoA kinase produces MIVFRLPESLRYELKRPMGKLIEGEIPRPYLEVRRLVSNPLITVGDVVTENTLKVGLSPNLAIYDHKTERREYHPEINSDAIILTVKNPPGSITLPLLRVIKKAYELISRGKSVHIIVNGEEDLATIPAVLYAPYGSTIIYGQPKQGIVLIKVTRECKRRCAEIMRRMEVVRNGD; encoded by the coding sequence ATGATAGTTTTTAGGCTTCCTGAGAGCTTAAGGTACGAATTAAAAAGACCAATGGGTAAGTTAATAGAAGGCGAAATTCCAAGACCATATTTAGAAGTTAGAAGGCTAGTTTCAAACCCTCTAATTACTGTTGGAGATGTCGTTACTGAGAATACCCTAAAAGTCGGTCTCTCGCCCAACTTAGCTATATACGACCACAAAACTGAGAGAAGAGAGTATCACCCTGAAATAAATTCCGATGCAATTATTTTAACCGTTAAAAATCCGCCCGGAAGTATTACGTTACCCCTCTTACGAGTTATTAAAAAAGCGTATGAGTTAATTAGTAGGGGAAAAAGTGTGCATATAATAGTCAACGGCGAGGAGGATCTCGCCACAATTCCCGCAGTTTTGTACGCTCCATATGGGTCGACAATAATATATGGTCAACCCAAACAAGGCATAGTGCTTATAAAGGTAACACGTGAATGCAAACGCAGGTGCGCGGAGATAATGAGAAGGATGGAGGTGGTGAGGAATGGAGATTAG
- the spt4 gene encoding transcription elongation factor subunit Spt4, whose translation MSEKACRNCHYITTEDRCPVCGSRDLSEEWFDLVIIVDVENSEIAKRLGAKVPGKYAIRVR comes from the coding sequence GTGAGCGAGAAAGCTTGCAGGAATTGTCACTATATAACAACCGAAGATAGATGCCCAGTTTGTGGTAGTAGGGATTTAAGTGAAGAATGGTTTGATTTGGTAATAATAGTAGATGTGGAGAACAGTGAGATAGCAAAGAGGTTAGGTGCAAAGGTTCCAGGAAAATATGCAATAAGGGTGCGCTGA
- a CDS encoding DNA-directed RNA polymerase translates to MYKIVTVKDVVRIPPRMFTMDPKEAAMIVLRDTYEGKYDRDEGVILSIVEVKEVGDGIIVPGDGATYHEVVFDVLVWEPKLHEVVEGTVVDVVPFGAFIRIGPMDGLVHISQLMDDYVVYDERNKQFVGKEKKYLLKLGDAVRARIIAVSPKSRIIRENRIGLTMRQPGLGKFEWIEKEKRKEKEGKK, encoded by the coding sequence ATGTACAAAATAGTTACGGTCAAGGATGTCGTGAGAATCCCTCCTAGGATGTTTACAATGGATCCAAAGGAGGCGGCAATGATAGTTCTGAGGGATACATACGAAGGCAAGTACGACAGAGATGAAGGGGTCATACTTTCAATAGTGGAAGTGAAAGAAGTGGGAGATGGGATAATAGTTCCTGGGGATGGAGCAACGTACCATGAGGTTGTTTTTGACGTCCTCGTCTGGGAGCCAAAACTTCACGAGGTCGTTGAAGGGACCGTTGTGGATGTTGTTCCATTTGGGGCATTTATTAGAATAGGCCCAATGGACGGCTTAGTCCACATAAGCCAGTTAATGGATGATTACGTGGTTTACGACGAGAGGAACAAACAGTTCGTAGGAAAAGAGAAGAAGTACCTTCTCAAGCTTGGGGATGCTGTTAGAGCGAGGATAATCGCGGTCAGTCCAAAGAGCAGGATAATTAGAGAAAACAGAATAGGACTAACAATGAGACAGCCAGGACTGGGGAAGTTCGAGTGGATAGAAAAGGAAAAGAGAAAGGAGAAGGAGGGTAAAAAGTGA
- a CDS encoding inorganic diphosphatase, translating into MNPFHDLEPGPDVPEVVYALIEIPKGSRNKYELDKKTGLLKLDRVLYSPFFYPVDYGIIPRTWYEDDDPFDIMVIMREPTYPLTIIEARPIGLFKMIDSGDKDYKVLAVPVEDPYFKDWKDIDDVPKAFLDEIAHFFKRYKELQGKEIIVEGWEGAEAAKKEILRAIEMYKEKFGKKE; encoded by the coding sequence ATGAACCCATTTCATGACCTCGAGCCTGGGCCAGATGTTCCAGAAGTTGTATATGCTCTAATAGAGATACCAAAGGGAAGCAGAAACAAGTACGAGCTTGATAAGAAGACAGGACTTTTAAAGCTCGACAGAGTGCTCTACAGTCCATTCTTCTACCCGGTGGACTATGGGATAATTCCAAGGACTTGGTATGAAGATGATGATCCGTTTGACATAATGGTCATAATGAGGGAGCCAACCTACCCACTAACGATCATAGAGGCAAGACCCATTGGGTTGTTCAAGATGATAGACAGTGGGGACAAAGACTACAAGGTTCTCGCAGTTCCAGTTGAGGATCCATATTTCAAGGACTGGAAGGACATTGATGACGTTCCGAAGGCATTCTTGGACGAGATAGCACACTTCTTCAAGAGGTACAAGGAGCTCCAGGGCAAGGAGATCATCGTTGAGGGATGGGAAGGGGCAGAGGCCGCAAAGAAAGAAATTCTAAGGGCAATTGAAATGTACAAGGAGAAATTCGGAAAGAAGGAGTAA